One window of the Eschrichtius robustus isolate mEscRob2 chromosome 13, mEscRob2.pri, whole genome shotgun sequence genome contains the following:
- the CDCA3 gene encoding cell division cycle-associated protein 3 isoform X2: MGSAKSVPVTPARPPPHNKLLARVADPRSPSAGILRTPIQVESSPQPNLPAGEQLEGPKQSQDSDPRSPTLGIARTPMKTSGEPPSPLVKQLSDVFETEDPTLSLPPEPVLPLETPSSSQLDLPLGTQFSLEDQMPPWSQTELPSRQVFSKEEIGHASETPMASQDSDKPLRDPETPRSSGSKCSRWKPNSKVLGRSPLTILQDDNSPGTLTPRQAPLPPFHQPTSLPGPSSRGASLITLLLCSKLFNRPALPVG; the protein is encoded by the exons ATGGGCTCAGCCAAGAGCGTCCCAGTCACTCCAGCGCGGCCTCCGCCTCACAACAAGCTTCTGGCTCGAGTGGCGGACCCCCGTTCACCCAGCGCCGGCATCCTGCGCACTCCCATCCAG GTAGAGAGCTCTCCTCAGCCAAACCTGCCAGCAGGGGAGCAGCTGGAGGGCCCTAAGCAGTCCCAGGACTCAGATCCCCGCTCTCCTACCCTTGGCATTGCACGGACACCTATGAAGACCAGCGGAG AGCCCCCAAGCCCACTGGTGAAACAGCTGAGTGATGTATTTGAGACCGAAGACCCCACATTAAGTCTTCCCCCAGAGCCTGTTCTGCCCCTAGAGACACCTTCATCTTCTCAACTGGACTTGCCTCTGGGCACCCAGTTTTCCCTTGAGGATCAGATGCCACCTTGGAGCCAGACTGAGCTCCCCTCCAGGCAGGTGTTTTCCAAGGAGGAAATAGGACATGCCTCAGAAACCCCTATGGCCAGCCAGGACTCAGACAAGCCCTTGAGAGACCCCGAGACTCCTCGATCTTCAG GTTCTAAGTGCAGCAGATGGAAACCAAACAGCAAGGTGCTAGGGAGATCTCCTCTCACCATCCTGCAGGATGACAACTCCCCTGGGACTCTGACACCACGACAG GCTCCCCTTCCTCCATTTCATCAACCGACATCGCTGCCAGGGCCGTCTTCCCGAGGAGCATCACTGATCACGTTACTACTCTGCTCAAAACTCTTCAATCGTCCCGCGTTGCCTGTAGGATAA
- the CDCA3 gene encoding cell division cycle-associated protein 3 isoform X3 — MKTSGEPPSPLVKQLSDVFETEDPTLSLPPEPVLPLETPSSSQLDLPLGTQFSLEDQMPPWSQTELPSRQVFSKEEIGHASETPMASQDSDKPLRDPETPRSSGSKCSRWKPNSKVLGRSPLTILQDDNSPGTLTPRQGKRPSPLSENVRELKEGAVLGTGRLLKTGGRAWEQGQGHDKENQHFPLVEN, encoded by the exons ATGAAGACCAGCGGAG AGCCCCCAAGCCCACTGGTGAAACAGCTGAGTGATGTATTTGAGACCGAAGACCCCACATTAAGTCTTCCCCCAGAGCCTGTTCTGCCCCTAGAGACACCTTCATCTTCTCAACTGGACTTGCCTCTGGGCACCCAGTTTTCCCTTGAGGATCAGATGCCACCTTGGAGCCAGACTGAGCTCCCCTCCAGGCAGGTGTTTTCCAAGGAGGAAATAGGACATGCCTCAGAAACCCCTATGGCCAGCCAGGACTCAGACAAGCCCTTGAGAGACCCCGAGACTCCTCGATCTTCAG GTTCTAAGTGCAGCAGATGGAAACCAAACAGCAAGGTGCTAGGGAGATCTCCTCTCACCATCCTGCAGGATGACAACTCCCCTGGGACTCTGACACCACGACAG GGAAAGCGGCCTTCTCCCCTGAGTGAAAATGTTAGGGAACTAAAGGAAGGGGCCGTTCTGGGAACTGGCCGACTTCTGAAAACTGGAGGACGAGCATGGGAGCAAGGCCAGGGCCACGACAAGGAAAATCAGCACTTTCCTTTGGTAGAGAACTAG
- the CDCA3 gene encoding cell division cycle-associated protein 3 isoform X1 — translation MGSAKSVPVTPARPPPHNKLLARVADPRSPSAGILRTPIQVESSPQPNLPAGEQLEGPKQSQDSDPRSPTLGIARTPMKTSGEPPSPLVKQLSDVFETEDPTLSLPPEPVLPLETPSSSQLDLPLGTQFSLEDQMPPWSQTELPSRQVFSKEEIGHASETPMASQDSDKPLRDPETPRSSGSKCSRWKPNSKVLGRSPLTILQDDNSPGTLTPRQGKRPSPLSENVRELKEGAVLGTGRLLKTGGRAWEQGQGHDKENQHFPLVEN, via the exons ATGGGCTCAGCCAAGAGCGTCCCAGTCACTCCAGCGCGGCCTCCGCCTCACAACAAGCTTCTGGCTCGAGTGGCGGACCCCCGTTCACCCAGCGCCGGCATCCTGCGCACTCCCATCCAG GTAGAGAGCTCTCCTCAGCCAAACCTGCCAGCAGGGGAGCAGCTGGAGGGCCCTAAGCAGTCCCAGGACTCAGATCCCCGCTCTCCTACCCTTGGCATTGCACGGACACCTATGAAGACCAGCGGAG AGCCCCCAAGCCCACTGGTGAAACAGCTGAGTGATGTATTTGAGACCGAAGACCCCACATTAAGTCTTCCCCCAGAGCCTGTTCTGCCCCTAGAGACACCTTCATCTTCTCAACTGGACTTGCCTCTGGGCACCCAGTTTTCCCTTGAGGATCAGATGCCACCTTGGAGCCAGACTGAGCTCCCCTCCAGGCAGGTGTTTTCCAAGGAGGAAATAGGACATGCCTCAGAAACCCCTATGGCCAGCCAGGACTCAGACAAGCCCTTGAGAGACCCCGAGACTCCTCGATCTTCAG GTTCTAAGTGCAGCAGATGGAAACCAAACAGCAAGGTGCTAGGGAGATCTCCTCTCACCATCCTGCAGGATGACAACTCCCCTGGGACTCTGACACCACGACAG GGAAAGCGGCCTTCTCCCCTGAGTGAAAATGTTAGGGAACTAAAGGAAGGGGCCGTTCTGGGAACTGGCCGACTTCTGAAAACTGGAGGACGAGCATGGGAGCAAGGCCAGGGCCACGACAAGGAAAATCAGCACTTTCCTTTGGTAGAGAACTAG